One stretch of Streptomyces hygroscopicus DNA includes these proteins:
- a CDS encoding 3-oxoacyl-ACP reductase, translating to MAAELFDRGWNVIGTVRDATARTLLHDLADRSDGRVRVEHLDINEPAQLAPLHERLAQRKLDVLFVNAGTTNNEPTPIGAVPTTDFVEVMVTNALSPMRVIESLEDLVSPTGLIGAMSSGQGSITNNTTASREVYRGSKAALNMFMRGFSVRQVQQHETRRAFVLMAPGWVSTTLGGPDAPLTIGDSVPRVVDVLLSRLGKPGLEYLDRFGQTVPW from the coding sequence ATGGCGGCCGAACTGTTCGACAGGGGATGGAACGTCATCGGCACGGTCCGGGACGCGACCGCTCGCACCCTCTTGCACGACCTCGCGGACCGCTCCGACGGGCGCGTCCGCGTCGAGCATCTCGACATCAACGAGCCCGCCCAGCTGGCGCCCCTCCACGAGCGTCTCGCCCAACGCAAACTCGACGTGCTCTTCGTCAACGCGGGGACCACGAACAACGAGCCGACGCCGATCGGTGCCGTTCCGACGACCGACTTCGTGGAAGTGATGGTCACCAACGCGCTCAGCCCGATGCGCGTCATCGAATCACTCGAAGACCTCGTTTCTCCGACCGGACTCATCGGGGCGATGTCCTCCGGGCAAGGCAGCATCACGAACAACACGACCGCATCGCGCGAGGTCTACCGGGGCAGCAAGGCAGCCCTGAACATGTTCATGCGCGGCTTCTCCGTCCGACAGGTCCAACAGCACGAGACCCGGCGCGCATTCGTCCTCATGGCGCCTGGCTGGGTCAGCACCACCCTGGGGGGACCGGACGCGCCACTCACCATCGGCGACAGCGTCCCGCGGGTGGTGGACGTTCTCCTGTCCAGGCTGGGGAAGCCTGGTCTCGAGTACCTGGATCGCTTCGGTCAGACCGTCCCATGGTGA
- a CDS encoding 2-methylisoborneol synthase — protein sequence MPAPEPSPPQPSPPGAGSHSGAFVLAEAAARARDIRAAFGGGRSPAPSMPVSPPADAPATAAPPTDIPAAEVRTAGADLGRILRGPSGLGTVGLHLARCEGASAPVEPVEPPTAPAEGTPIPGLYHHPVPEPDPVRVEEVSRRIKTWALDEVDLYPEDWEDQFDGFSVGRYMVACHPDAPTADHLMLATRLMVAENAVDDCYCEDHGGSPIGLGGRLLLAHTALDPLHTTEEYQPRWAESLHSDAPRRAYRSAMEYFAQAASASQADRYRHDMARLHMGYLAEAAWAQTDHVPEVWEYLAMRQFNNFRPCPTITDTVGGYELPADLHATPAMQRVIALAGNATTIVNDLYSYTKELASPGHHLNLPVVIAEREGISDREAYLKSVDVHNDLMHDFEAEAAALAAACPVLSVQRFLRGVAAWVDGNHYWHQTNTFRYSLPDFW from the coding sequence ATGCCCGCGCCTGAGCCTTCCCCTCCGCAGCCGAGCCCGCCCGGGGCCGGTTCGCACTCCGGGGCGTTTGTCCTCGCTGAGGCCGCCGCCCGCGCCCGCGACATCAGGGCCGCCTTCGGCGGCGGCAGATCCCCCGCGCCGTCCATGCCCGTATCGCCTCCCGCCGACGCCCCTGCCACCGCTGCGCCTCCCACCGACATTCCTGCCGCCGAGGTGCGAACAGCGGGCGCCGACCTGGGTCGGATCCTGCGTGGCCCCAGTGGCCTGGGCACGGTGGGCCTGCACCTGGCCCGGTGCGAGGGCGCGTCGGCGCCGGTGGAGCCGGTGGAGCCGCCGACGGCTCCGGCGGAAGGCACCCCGATCCCCGGCCTCTACCACCATCCGGTGCCGGAGCCCGACCCGGTGCGGGTGGAGGAGGTCAGCCGCAGGATCAAGACCTGGGCGCTGGACGAGGTCGATCTGTACCCGGAGGACTGGGAAGACCAGTTCGACGGCTTCTCCGTGGGGCGCTATATGGTCGCCTGCCATCCGGACGCTCCCACCGCCGACCATCTGATGCTCGCCACGCGCCTGATGGTCGCCGAGAACGCGGTGGACGACTGCTACTGCGAGGACCACGGCGGATCGCCCATCGGCCTCGGCGGACGGCTGCTGCTGGCGCACACCGCCCTCGACCCCTTGCACACGACGGAGGAGTACCAACCGCGGTGGGCGGAATCGCTCCATTCGGACGCGCCCCGGCGCGCGTACCGCTCCGCCATGGAGTACTTCGCCCAAGCGGCCAGCGCCTCCCAGGCGGACCGGTACCGGCACGACATGGCCCGTCTGCACATGGGGTACCTCGCCGAGGCCGCCTGGGCCCAGACGGACCACGTGCCCGAGGTGTGGGAATACCTGGCGATGCGCCAGTTCAACAACTTCCGCCCCTGCCCCACCATTACGGACACCGTCGGCGGCTACGAGCTGCCGGCGGACCTGCACGCCACGCCCGCCATGCAGCGCGTCATCGCGCTCGCCGGGAACGCCACCACCATCGTGAACGACCTGTACTCGTACACCAAGGAACTCGCCTCCCCCGGGCATCACCTGAACCTGCCCGTGGTGATCGCCGAACGTGAGGGCATCTCCGACCGCGAGGCCTATCTGAAGTCGGTCGACGTCCACAACGACCTCATGCACGACTTCGAAGCCGAAGCCGCGGCTCTGGCCGCCGCCTGCCCCGTCCTGAGCGTGCAGCGCTTTCTGCGGGGCGTGGCCGCGTGGGTCGACGGCAACCACTACTGGCACCAGACCAACACCTTTCGCTACAGCCTGCCCGACTTCTGGTAA
- a CDS encoding RNA polymerase sigma24 factor, with protein sequence MNEALIRSLTPSVLAVLVRRGADFAAAEDAVQDALVEAVHGWPADPPRDAKGWLVTVAWRKFLDATRSDAARRRREDRVDEEPAPGPAPAVDDTLQLYFLCAHPSLTPSSAVALTLRAVGGLTTRQIAQAYLVPEATMAQRISRAKRTVSDVRFDQPGDVATVLRVLYLVFNEGYSGDVDLSAEAIRLTRQLAARVDHPEVAGLLALMLLHHARRATRTAPDGSLVPLAEQDRGRWDTASIAEGIEILQAALARDRLGEFQAQAAIAALHADAPTVEETDWVQILEWYDELVRLTDSPVVRLNRAVAVGEADGPRAGLAALAELNDSSPASSSRGHPMPRHTAVAAYLHERDGDLATAARLYAEAAHQAPNLAERDYLTRRAARLNALRRG encoded by the coding sequence ATGAACGAGGCCCTGATCCGGAGCCTCACGCCGAGCGTGCTCGCCGTCCTCGTCCGCCGCGGAGCCGACTTCGCGGCGGCCGAGGACGCCGTACAGGACGCACTGGTCGAGGCGGTCCACGGCTGGCCGGCCGACCCTCCGCGGGATGCGAAGGGCTGGCTGGTCACCGTGGCCTGGCGCAAGTTCCTCGACGCCACCCGCTCTGATGCCGCCCGCCGCCGGCGGGAGGACCGCGTCGACGAGGAGCCGGCGCCCGGGCCCGCGCCCGCCGTGGACGACACGCTCCAGCTCTACTTCCTGTGCGCCCACCCGTCGCTGACGCCGTCGTCCGCGGTCGCGCTCACCCTGCGCGCCGTGGGCGGGCTGACCACCCGCCAGATCGCCCAGGCGTACCTGGTGCCCGAGGCGACCATGGCGCAGCGCATCAGCCGGGCCAAGCGCACCGTCTCCGATGTGCGATTCGACCAGCCCGGCGACGTCGCCACCGTGCTGCGCGTCCTCTACCTGGTCTTCAACGAGGGCTACTCCGGCGACGTCGACCTCTCCGCCGAGGCCATCCGGCTCACCCGGCAGCTCGCGGCCCGGGTCGACCACCCCGAAGTGGCGGGGCTGCTCGCCCTCATGCTGCTCCACCACGCCCGGCGCGCCACCCGGACCGCGCCGGACGGCAGTCTGGTGCCGCTCGCCGAGCAGGACCGCGGCCGGTGGGACACCGCGTCGATCGCCGAGGGCATCGAGATCCTGCAGGCGGCCCTCGCCCGCGACCGGCTGGGCGAGTTCCAGGCCCAGGCCGCCATCGCGGCACTCCACGCCGACGCGCCCACCGTCGAGGAGACCGACTGGGTGCAGATCCTGGAGTGGTACGACGAGCTCGTGCGCCTGACCGACAGCCCGGTCGTCCGGCTCAACCGCGCGGTGGCCGTCGGCGAGGCCGACGGCCCGCGCGCCGGTTTGGCGGCGCTCGCGGAGCTGAACGACTCGTCCCCGGCCTCTTCGAGCAGGGGGCACCCCATGCCCCGCCACACCGCGGTGGCGGCGTACCTCCACGAGCGCGACGGCGACCTGGCGACGGCGGCACGGCTGTACGCCGAGGCGGCCCACCAGGCACCCAACCTCGCCGAGCGCGACTACCTGACCCGCCGGGCCGCCCGGCTCAACGCCCTTCGGCGTGGCTGA
- a CDS encoding PAS/PAC sensor protein — MVLAGADLLDRVQAAAQRAGELSPAREAAVGCHCAAVAEVPGLAERLVRHAVLADRQAGIGWARIGAAFGISAEAARRRFGRVRHVAEEGQGAREDASPVAGSGMEPLDALLCTAVREAGASTGLVYLLPPGGQVLRLAVMTGMPPKIAELWERLRLPASGPVADAVRERRLVWLASQAELARRYPRAALVWPYPVALAAAPVTSGTTVWGGLVLLWPGPRRPHLSAHERTVIGSTCDRVGAFLRHAAADGHPTAPEEPHVAAPPRTWTAGPVQAQAAVDFADRLPEGCCALDVAGRITFINATAADLVGGSVPDLLGAPLWEALPWLDDPVFDDRYRTAVLGRRPTSFTALRPPDRWLSFQLCPDASGVSVRVSPTDNTAPIDRPGRGADIATPTRSGRLYDLMHLAGALTEAVSVQDVVELTADLVLPAFGAQGFVLSVAEGDRLRVVGHRGYPPEVINRLDIPPLRDDSAPTVRAVTTGAPLFFASPHEMNQLAPYIPRLTKRAAWAFLPLLASGRPVGCCVVSYDRPHDFPPDERAVLTSLAGLIAQALDRARLYDAEHQLAHGLQSGLLPAALPTVPGLEVAARYLPTARGMDIGGDFYDLIRCDATTVAAAIGDVQGHSVNAAALMGQVRTAVHATAGAHPGEVLARTNRLLTDLDPGLFTSCLYAHIDLAHHVAHLATAGHPPPLLRHPDGHTEVLHLPPGLLLGIDPGADYPATEIPLPPGAVLALYTDGLVESPDVDLDDATTHLADQLTQARGQPMDALADALIHHDPHTDPHSDDIALLLLHPQSVVG; from the coding sequence ATGGTGCTCGCGGGCGCGGATCTGCTGGACCGGGTTCAGGCGGCAGCGCAGCGGGCGGGTGAGCTGTCCCCGGCGCGGGAAGCCGCGGTGGGCTGCCACTGTGCCGCGGTGGCGGAGGTTCCCGGACTGGCCGAGCGGTTGGTGCGGCACGCGGTGCTGGCCGATCGGCAGGCCGGGATCGGCTGGGCGCGGATCGGCGCCGCCTTTGGGATCAGCGCCGAGGCGGCCAGGCGCCGCTTCGGGCGTGTGCGGCACGTCGCGGAGGAGGGGCAGGGGGCGCGGGAGGATGCCTCACCTGTCGCCGGCTCCGGTATGGAGCCGCTGGATGCGTTGCTGTGCACGGCGGTACGGGAAGCGGGCGCGTCCACGGGCCTGGTGTATCTGCTGCCGCCCGGCGGACAGGTGCTGCGGCTGGCCGTGATGACCGGGATGCCGCCGAAGATCGCCGAGCTCTGGGAACGGTTGCGGCTTCCGGCTTCGGGTCCGGTGGCGGACGCGGTGCGTGAGCGGCGCCTGGTGTGGCTCGCCAGCCAGGCGGAGCTGGCGCGCCGCTACCCGAGGGCAGCGCTGGTATGGCCCTACCCGGTGGCGCTTGCCGCCGCACCGGTCACATCCGGCACCACTGTCTGGGGCGGACTGGTGCTGCTGTGGCCCGGTCCGCGCCGGCCGCACCTGAGCGCCCATGAGCGCACCGTGATCGGCTCCACCTGCGACCGGGTGGGGGCGTTCCTGCGGCATGCCGCCGCGGACGGCCATCCGACAGCACCCGAAGAGCCACACGTGGCGGCCCCGCCACGGACCTGGACCGCCGGGCCGGTCCAGGCACAGGCCGCGGTGGACTTCGCCGACCGCCTCCCGGAGGGCTGTTGCGCGCTGGACGTGGCGGGCCGGATCACTTTCATCAACGCCACCGCCGCCGATCTGGTCGGCGGGAGCGTCCCGGATCTGCTCGGCGCACCGCTGTGGGAGGCGCTGCCCTGGCTGGACGACCCGGTCTTCGACGACCGCTACCGGACCGCTGTGCTCGGCCGCCGGCCCACGTCCTTCACCGCCCTGCGCCCGCCGGACCGGTGGCTGTCCTTCCAGCTCTGCCCGGATGCCTCCGGTGTCAGTGTGCGCGTCTCCCCCACCGACAACACCGCCCCGATCGACCGCCCGGGACGCGGGGCGGACATCGCCACACCGACACGGTCCGGCAGGCTGTACGACCTGATGCACCTGGCCGGCGCGCTCACCGAGGCCGTCAGCGTTCAGGACGTGGTCGAGCTGACCGCCGACCTGGTCCTGCCCGCCTTCGGCGCCCAGGGCTTCGTCCTGTCCGTGGCGGAGGGCGACCGGCTGCGTGTCGTCGGCCACCGTGGATACCCACCCGAGGTCATCAACCGCCTCGACATCCCTCCCCTCCGGGACGACTCGGCCCCTACCGTGCGCGCCGTGACCACGGGAGCACCCCTGTTCTTCGCGTCCCCGCACGAGATGAATCAGCTCGCTCCCTACATCCCACGGCTGACCAAAAGGGCGGCCTGGGCGTTCCTGCCGCTGCTGGCCTCCGGTCGCCCGGTCGGCTGCTGCGTGGTCTCCTACGACCGGCCCCACGACTTCCCCCCTGACGAACGCGCCGTCCTGACCTCTCTCGCCGGACTGATCGCCCAGGCCCTCGACCGCGCCCGGCTCTACGACGCCGAACACCAGCTTGCCCACGGTCTGCAGAGCGGCCTGCTGCCCGCCGCCCTCCCGACCGTGCCCGGGCTGGAGGTGGCGGCCCGCTATCTGCCCACGGCTCGCGGCATGGACATCGGTGGCGACTTCTACGACCTCATCCGCTGCGACGCCACCACCGTCGCCGCGGCCATCGGCGACGTCCAAGGCCACAGCGTGAACGCCGCCGCCCTCATGGGACAGGTCCGCACCGCCGTCCACGCCACCGCCGGGGCACATCCCGGGGAAGTCCTCGCCCGCACCAACCGCCTGCTCACCGACCTCGACCCCGGCTTGTTCACCAGTTGCCTCTACGCCCACATCGACCTGGCACACCACGTCGCCCACCTGGCCACCGCCGGCCACCCGCCCCCGCTGCTGCGCCACCCCGACGGACACACCGAGGTCCTCCACCTGCCACCCGGCCTCCTGCTGGGCATCGACCCCGGCGCCGACTACCCGGCCACCGAGATCCCCCTGCCGCCCGGCGCCGTGCTGGCCCTCTATACCGACGGCCTCGTCGAGAGTCCCGACGTCGATCTCGACGACGCGACCACGCACCTCGCCGACCAGCTCACACAGGCCCGCGGCCAGCCCATGGACGCCCTCGCCGACGCCCTCATCCACCACGACCCGCATACCGATCCCCACAGCGATGACATCGCTCTGCTCCTGCTCCACCCGCAATCGGTCGTCGGCTGA
- a CDS encoding transcriptional regulator, whose translation MAESAALQPDDVRVIRALQVAPRASFASIAAVLGLSEGAVGRRYRRLLADGVIRVAGVVDPGALGQSRWLVRLRCRPGSVTAIADALAKRDDVSWVALGAAGSEITCAVRSRTREQREDLLGRRLPRTAAVIDINASAILRQFVGGRGHYWAALRGTLTPQQESMLGSDGAPFTESPVVPRVPVHLSPEDEKMLDLLAADGRVGLADLGAAANLTPGRASRRLQALLRRRVVHIDVEIAAAALGYHARANLWLRAHPTAVKDIGRTLAREPEIAFAAAVSGPYNLHAVAHCRDLDELFEYTSDRVGSLSGLQSMEVSPLLQQIKQAGTLVSGDRLVPPHSARARR comes from the coding sequence ATGGCTGAATCCGCCGCTCTGCAGCCCGATGATGTGCGAGTCATTCGCGCACTCCAGGTGGCTCCACGGGCCTCGTTCGCCTCGATCGCGGCGGTGCTCGGCCTCTCCGAGGGGGCCGTCGGCCGCCGATATCGTCGGTTGCTCGCCGATGGCGTCATCCGCGTAGCCGGTGTCGTCGATCCGGGGGCGCTGGGACAGAGCAGGTGGCTGGTGCGACTGCGGTGCCGCCCCGGCAGCGTTACGGCGATCGCCGACGCACTCGCGAAGCGCGACGATGTCAGCTGGGTGGCCCTCGGCGCCGCGGGCTCCGAAATCACCTGCGCGGTCCGGTCGCGGACTCGGGAACAGCGCGAGGACCTCCTCGGCCGGCGACTTCCGCGCACCGCGGCTGTCATCGACATCAACGCGTCCGCGATACTCCGTCAGTTTGTCGGAGGCCGCGGCCACTATTGGGCGGCTCTACGCGGCACGCTGACTCCACAGCAGGAGTCGATGCTCGGGAGCGATGGCGCCCCTTTCACGGAATCCCCGGTTGTCCCTCGCGTTCCCGTGCACCTCAGCCCCGAGGACGAGAAGATGCTCGACCTTCTCGCCGCAGACGGTCGCGTCGGTCTTGCCGATCTCGGCGCAGCGGCGAACCTCACGCCTGGACGTGCATCACGCCGTCTTCAAGCCTTGCTCCGGCGCCGGGTCGTCCACATCGATGTCGAGATCGCCGCAGCGGCACTGGGCTATCACGCTCGGGCGAACCTTTGGCTCCGAGCGCACCCGACGGCGGTCAAGGACATCGGACGCACACTCGCGCGGGAACCCGAAATAGCCTTCGCCGCCGCCGTCTCCGGGCCCTACAACCTCCATGCCGTCGCGCACTGCCGCGACCTCGACGAGCTGTTCGAATACACCTCGGACCGCGTCGGGTCGCTGTCCGGTCTCCAGAGCATGGAGGTCTCTCCTCTGCTTCAGCAGATCAAGCAGGCCGGCACGCTCGTGTCCGGCGACCGTCTCGTCCCACCGCACAGCGCTCGAGCGCGACGCTGA
- a CDS encoding SAM-dependent methlyltransferase, which produces MTSTDLTTDAAISTSAASVFIPAPVTPYQGDIARYWDGEARPVNLRLGDVDGLYHHHYGIGAVDRTALGDADDSASEKKLIAELHRLESAQAELLLDHLGPMERDDTLVDAGCGRGGSMVMAHQRFGCKVEGVTLSAKQADFANQRARELGIEDHVHARVCNMLGTPFETGQIAASWNNESSMYVDLHDLFAEHSRILAVGGRYVTITGCWNPRYGQPSKWVSQINAHFECNIHSRREYLRAMADNRLVPQALIDLTAATLPYWELRATSSLVTGIEEAFINSYKDGSFQYLLIAADRI; this is translated from the coding sequence GTGACCAGTACCGACCTCACCACCGACGCCGCCATCTCCACCAGCGCCGCCTCCGTGTTCATCCCCGCCCCGGTGACGCCCTACCAGGGGGACATCGCCCGCTACTGGGACGGCGAGGCCAGGCCGGTGAACTTGCGTCTCGGCGATGTCGACGGCCTTTACCATCATCACTACGGCATCGGCGCTGTCGACCGCACCGCCCTCGGCGACGCGGACGACAGCGCATCCGAGAAGAAGCTGATCGCCGAACTCCACCGCCTGGAATCGGCACAGGCCGAACTCCTCCTGGACCACCTCGGCCCCATGGAGCGCGACGACACGCTCGTGGACGCCGGCTGCGGCCGCGGTGGCTCGATGGTCATGGCCCACCAGCGCTTCGGGTGCAAGGTCGAGGGCGTCACCCTGTCGGCCAAGCAGGCGGACTTCGCCAACCAGCGCGCCCGCGAGCTCGGCATCGAGGACCACGTCCACGCCCGTGTCTGCAATATGCTCGGTACGCCCTTCGAGACCGGGCAGATCGCGGCCTCGTGGAACAACGAGTCGAGCATGTACGTCGACCTGCACGACCTCTTCGCCGAGCACTCCCGCATCCTCGCGGTCGGCGGTCGCTATGTGACCATCACCGGCTGCTGGAACCCCCGTTACGGCCAGCCCTCGAAGTGGGTCTCCCAGATCAACGCGCACTTCGAGTGCAACATCCACTCCCGCCGGGAGTATCTGCGCGCCATGGCCGACAACCGGCTCGTACCGCAGGCCCTCATCGACCTCACCGCCGCCACCCTGCCGTACTGGGAGCTGCGAGCCACGTCCTCACTGGTCACCGGCATTGAGGAAGCGTTCATCAACTCCTACAAGGACGGCTCCTTCCAGTACCTCCTGATCGCGGCCGACCGCATCTGA
- a CDS encoding RNA polymerase sigma factor, producing the protein MLRDAFGMAPDTVADIMGRTEPECAELADRARHSLRMRHSRPTTPDEHDALAHAVRRACLSEDAELLASLLCPDATAFFDGGGKVRTLIRPAHGSRRVAHSLLTLLAHRPRTTLTTHPVNGRTGLVARYGRQVAAVISLDITDRRVARVWVVLDPEKLRSWNQPPRPRFTPGPGTTG; encoded by the coding sequence GTGCTCCGTGACGCCTTCGGCATGGCCCCCGATACGGTCGCCGACATCATGGGGCGCACCGAGCCGGAGTGCGCCGAACTCGCCGACCGGGCCCGCCACAGCCTCCGGATGCGGCACTCGCGCCCCACGACGCCGGACGAGCACGATGCCCTCGCCCACGCCGTCCGCCGGGCCTGTCTGAGCGAGGACGCCGAACTGCTCGCGTCGCTGCTGTGTCCGGACGCCACGGCGTTCTTCGACGGCGGCGGCAAGGTCCGGACGCTGATCAGGCCCGCGCACGGCAGCCGACGGGTCGCCCACAGCCTGCTGACGCTCCTGGCCCACCGCCCGCGCACCACCCTGACCACCCACCCTGTCAACGGGCGAACCGGCCTTGTCGCCCGCTACGGCCGCCAGGTCGCCGCCGTCATCAGCCTCGACATCACCGACCGCCGCGTCGCACGGGTCTGGGTCGTCCTCGACCCCGAGAAACTGCGCTCCTGGAACCAGCCCCCCCGCCCCCGGTTCACACCAGGGCCCGGCACAACGGGGTGA
- a CDS encoding glyoxalase, with amino-acid sequence MACRISELVLECADAERLAAFWSEVLGYVELGREDDGSIEIGPPDTGFGGLRPTLVLSPNSDPRTGKLPLHIDVNATDRDQDAELERLLALGARPADVGQTGTENWHVLADPEGNVFCLLHARLQHP; translated from the coding sequence ATGGCCTGCCGCATCAGTGAACTGGTCCTCGAATGTGCCGACGCCGAGCGGCTCGCCGCGTTCTGGAGCGAGGTCCTCGGCTACGTCGAACTCGGCCGGGAAGACGACGGAAGCATCGAGATCGGGCCGCCCGACACCGGTTTCGGCGGCCTGCGGCCCACCCTCGTCCTCAGCCCCAACAGCGACCCGCGGACCGGGAAGCTCCCCCTGCACATCGACGTCAACGCCACCGACCGCGACCAGGACGCCGAACTGGAGCGGCTGCTCGCTCTCGGCGCCAGGCCCGCCGACGTCGGCCAGACCGGCACCGAGAACTGGCACGTCCTGGCCGACCCGGAAGGCAACGTGTTCTGCCTCCTGCACGCCCGGCTCCAACACCCCTGA
- a CDS encoding FAD-dependent oxidoreductase yields the protein MTTDVTIIGAGLGGLTLARVLHLHGIPATVYEAEISPTARAQGGMLDIHEDSGQPALRAAGLMNEFRSLILEGRQAIRVLDLDGTVLFDHADDGTRGNPEVLRGELRQMLLDSLPAGTVRWGHKASGTRALGAGRHEVTFADGTTVTTGLLVGADGAWSRVRPLLSGAAPEYIGMSFVETYLFDADTRHPAGAKAVGSGSLFALAPGKGFLAHRERAGTLHAYMMLARPRDWFADIDFTDSAAATVRIAQEFNGWAPELTALIADGDTAPVLRPLYALPIEHRWERQPGVTLLGDAAHLSLPNGEGANLAMYDGAELGKALAAHPEDVEAALTEYEQAMFPRSAAAATEGIQVHEMFYGAGAPHSLINMMTGHEQTP from the coding sequence ATGACCACTGACGTCACGATCATCGGTGCCGGACTCGGCGGCCTGACGCTCGCCCGCGTCCTGCACCTCCACGGCATCCCGGCCACGGTCTACGAGGCGGAAATCTCTCCGACGGCGCGTGCGCAGGGCGGGATGCTCGACATCCACGAGGACAGCGGACAGCCCGCCTTGCGGGCGGCCGGCCTGATGAACGAGTTCCGTAGCCTCATCCTGGAGGGCCGCCAGGCGATACGGGTTCTCGACCTGGACGGGACCGTCCTGTTCGACCATGCCGACGACGGCACTCGTGGCAACCCCGAGGTGCTGCGCGGCGAGCTGCGGCAGATGCTCCTCGACTCGCTCCCGGCCGGCACCGTCCGATGGGGCCACAAGGCCAGCGGTACCCGTGCCCTCGGTGCGGGCCGCCATGAGGTGACCTTCGCCGACGGCACCACCGTCACCACCGGCCTGCTGGTCGGCGCCGACGGCGCGTGGTCCCGAGTCCGGCCACTGCTTTCCGGTGCGGCACCCGAGTACATCGGCATGTCGTTCGTCGAGACCTACCTGTTCGACGCCGACACCCGGCATCCGGCCGGCGCGAAGGCGGTCGGCAGCGGGTCGCTGTTCGCGCTCGCGCCGGGCAAGGGATTCCTGGCTCACCGGGAGCGGGCCGGCACCCTGCACGCCTACATGATGCTCGCCCGGCCGCGGGACTGGTTCGCGGACATCGACTTCACCGATTCCGCCGCGGCCACCGTACGGATCGCGCAGGAATTCAACGGCTGGGCACCGGAACTCACCGCGCTGATCGCCGACGGTGACACCGCACCGGTCCTGCGGCCCCTCTACGCCCTGCCCATCGAGCACCGGTGGGAGCGGCAGCCGGGGGTGACCCTGCTCGGCGACGCCGCCCACCTCTCGCTCCCGAACGGCGAGGGCGCCAACCTGGCCATGTACGACGGCGCCGAACTGGGCAAGGCCCTCGCCGCGCACCCCGAGGACGTCGAGGCCGCGCTCACCGAGTACGAGCAGGCCATGTTCCCCCGCAGCGCCGCGGCCGCCACCGAAGGAATCCAGGTCCACGAGATGTTCTACGGAGCGGGCGCACCCCACAGCCTGATCAACATGATGACCGGCCACGAGCAGACCCCGTGA